One window of Athalia rosae chromosome 4, iyAthRosa1.1, whole genome shotgun sequence genomic DNA carries:
- the LOC105684412 gene encoding segmentation protein Runt → MHLPDGPIGLESFGAIHDTLRACHGDLVQTGSPAILCSALPTHWRSNKSLPVAFKVVALDDVNDGTLVTIRAGNDENCCGELRNCTAVMKNQVAKFNDLRFVGRSGRGKSFSLTIQISTVPFQVATYTKAIKVTVDGPREPRSKSNYQYGPGFPGLGLLNPWLDAAYLGHAWHLPHPALVKGSLPMPTADMFPPAFAPTMLPTAYPFPEPIKYPEYNLLPKTAAAPTTPPRSPSESGSESEEVRSAFVPIRLNTLNQSPAIPSTTPTVPKKPTEGVRNELKAPKALISQRSPKSPSPTKISSPAPAKPVWRPY, encoded by the exons atGCATCTTCCTGACGGTCCGATCGGGTTGGAAAGTTTTGGCGCGATTCACGACACGCTCAGAGCCTGCCACGGTGATCTGGTTCAAACCGGAAGTCCGGCGATCCTGTGCAGCGCGCTGCCCACTCATTGGCGATCGAACAAGTCGCTGCCGGTCGCATTCAAAGTGGTCGCCCTCGACGACGTAAACGACGGCACTCTGGTCACCATAAGGGCGGGCAACGACGAGAACTGTTGCGGAGAACTGAGGAATTGCACCGCGGTTATGAAGAACCAAGTGGCCAAGTTCAATGACCTCAGATTCGTGGGTCGCAGCGGAAGAG GAAAGTCATTCTCTCTGACCATCCAGATCAGCACCGTTCCCTTCCAAGTGGCGACCTACACGAAAGCCATCAAGGTCACGGTTGACGGCCCACGGGAACCCAGATCGAAGTCGA ATTACCAATACGGACCTGGTTTTCCGGGACTAGGACTCTTGAATCCGTGGCTCGACGCTGCGTATCTTGGACACGCCTGGCACCTCCCCCACCCGGCGTTGGTCAAAG GATCTCTGCCGATGCCAACGGCCGACATGTTCCCACCGGCGTTCGCACCGACTATGCTGCCAACGGCGTATCCCTTCCCAGAGCCGATAAAATATCCGGAATACAATCTGCTGCCGAAAACCGCTGCGGCGCCGACAACTCCGCCGAGAAGTCCCAGCGAGAGCGGCAGCGAATCCGAAGAAGTACGAAGTGCCTTTGTGCCGATTCGTTTGAACACCCTCAACCAATCGCCGGCGATTCCGTCGACGACGCCTACGGTGCCGAAGAAACCAACCGAAGGAGTTAGGAACGAATTGAAAGCTCCGAAGGCCCTGATTTCGCAGAGGTCGCCGAAGAGCCCGTCCCCGACGAAAATCTCATCACCGGCGCCGGCGAAACCAGTTTGGAGGCCGTATTAA